The nucleotide window CGAGGGCATCCTCAAGTACACCGAGGCCCAGACGGTGGCCCAGCAGCGACTGCTGCCCATGGCCCCGTCGCTGGGTATGGACGACGAGAAGTACGCGCAGTTCATGAACCGCAGCCTCCGGGCGATGAAGGCACTGAGGCTCAGGTAGCGCTCGGTAGTGGGCGCGGGGCCGCATCGACATGCGGCTCCGCCGCGTGAGCGCGAGCAACCACATTCGACCCGCACGGACACTCGACGAGGAGCACACGTGCCTCAGGACGCTTACGACTACGACGTCATCGTCGTCGGCTCCGGCTTCGGCGGCAGCGTGACCGCGTTGCGTCTGACCGAGAAGGGCTACAAGGTCGGCGTCCTTGAGGCGGGTCGCCGCTTCACCCGCGCCACCCTCCCCAAGAACTCCTGGGACCTCAAGAACTACCTGTGGGCGCCCGGGCTCGGCCTGTACGGCATCCAGCGCATCCATCTGCTGGGCAACGTCATGGTCCTCGCCGGGGCCGGCGTGGGCGGCGGCTCGCTCAACTACGCCAACACCCTCTACGTCCCGCCCAAGCCGTTCTTCGACGACCCCCAGTGGAAGGACATCACCGACTGGCAGGAGGAGTTGAAGCCGTACTACGACCAGGCCCGCCGCATGCTCGGCGTACGGCTCAACCCGACCATGACCCCGTCCGACGTGCACCTCAAGGCCGCCGCCGAGCGGATGGGCGTCGGCGACAGCTTCCACATGGCGCCGGTCGGGGTCTTCTTCGGTGACGGCGAGGACGCCGACGGGACGGCGAAGGCCGCGCCCGGCGACCAGGTGGCGGACCCCTACTTCGGCGGCGCGGGCCCCGCCCGCAAGGCCTGCACCGAATGCGGCGAGTGCATGACGGGCTGCCGCCACGGCGCGAAGAACACCCTGAACGAGAACTACCTCCACCTCGCCGAGAAGGCGGGCGCGGTCGTCCATCCGATGACGACGGTCGTCGCCCTCACCGAGGACTCGCAGGGCGGCTACGCCGTCACGACCCTCCCGACCGACCGGCGACGCAAGGGCGAGGGCCGAGTCCTCAAGGCCCGCCGGGTAGTCCTCGCGGCCGGCACCTACGGCACCCAGACCCTGCTGCACCGTATGAAGGCGAACGGCCAACTGCCCTACGTCTCCGACCGGCTGGGCATGCTGACCCGCACCAACTCCGAGGCCCTGGTCGGCGCCCAGACCGACAGCCGCCGCTACCGCAAGGCCCACGGCGCGCCGCAGGTCGACTTCACCCGCGGCGTCGCGATCACGTCCTCGATCCACCCCGACGAGAACACGCACATCGAGCCGGTCCGCTACGGCAAGGGCTCGAACGCGATGGGCGGCCTGTCCATCCTCCAGGTCCCGTACGCGGGCGGCACCGCGTCGGGTGCCTCACGCGTCCTCGGCTGGCTGGCGCACGCGGCCAAGCACCCCCTCCTCGTGGCCCGTTCGCTCTCCAACCGTCGCTGGTCGGAGCGGACCATCATCGGCCTGGTCATGCAGTCCCTGGACAACTCCCTCACCACGTATCTGAAGCCGAAGGGCCCGGGCAAGGGCCTGTTGACGGCACGCCAGGGCCACGGCGCGCCCAACCCCAAGCAGATCGAGGCCGCCTCCACCGCCGCGTCCACGATCGCCGCCGAGATCAACGGCTTCGCCGGCAGCAACGTGGGCGAACTGATGGGCACCCCGCTGACCGCACACTTCCTCGGCGGCTGCCCGATCGGCGCGACCGCGGACGCGGGCGTCATCGACCCGTACCACCGGCTGTACGGCCACCCCGGTATCTCGGTCGTCGACGGCGCCGCGGTCTCCGCAAACCTGGGCGTCAACCCGTCGCTGACCATCACCGCCCAGGCCGAGCGAGCGATGTCGTACTGGCCCAACAAGGACGAGCCCGACCCGCGCCCGGCCCCCGGAAAGGCGTACGAACGACTGCGCCCGGTGGAGCCGACGCACCCGGCGGTCCCGGCCGACGCGTTCGGCGCGCTGCGACTGCCGTTCGTTGCGGTGCCCACGGTGCCGCCGAAGAAGTAGCGACGGTGCCGCCGAAGAAGTAGCCGAAGGAACCCGGGACAGAAGAAGGACCCGCACCCCCCTCCGAGTGCGGGTCCTTCTCCTTTGTGCGAGGCGAATGAACGCCTTTCGCAGTCTCAGGAGTCACAGGTGTGACTTCTTGCAGGTGTGACCGACGAGGAATACGAAGGGTTGCCCTCCGGATAACAGATTTTTCGTGTGACCTGAGTCACTCCGGGTGGGGGTGGTGGCGAGAACAAGGACGCGGGGAACGAGTCGGCCGCCGCCGTGGCGCGGGCCGCCTCCACGGCGCGGACCGCCGATAGGGAGAAGCCCGCCGACAAGGAGAAGCCGCGCCGACCGAGGCCCGGTCGGCGAAGCCGGAGAAGGTCACAAGGTCACGGCCCGATCGTCCCGTCCGGTCGTGGACGACATGACGAAGGGCCCCGCGGGACGGAAACCGCGGGGCCCTTCTTCGGTCAGCACCGACGTCAGGGCAGCGCCGGTGCCTCGGAGCGGCGCAGGGGGGTGCGCCGCGGGTCATGAGGTGAACGGATTCCGCCGGACGGCCCCGGGCGTCCCCGGAGCCGACCGTTCTTTTGAGTGGCCGGGCTGCTGTCCCCTGCCGTCCGGTCACCACCCTGGAGCGAGGTCCCACGGCGCACGGCACGATCCGTACGCCTCATCGCCCCAGCGGAGCCACGCGTGGTTCTATCGGGCCCGGACCTGGCTGGCCCGGACACCGCTACCAACGAAGCGTGTCGCACGGCGGTCACGCGCCGTACGGGTGAGAGCGAGTGCGTACGTGCGTACGCCCCGCCGGTCGCGGTCGCGGTCGCGGTTGCGGTTGCGGTCGCGTCGCGGTGGTCGGACGCTCAGATGCGGCCCCGGCACAGCTCCAGCAGGGTCATGGCGAGCGCGGTGCCGGGCTTGCCGAGGGCGTCGCTGTAGTGGGAGAGGACCTCCATCTCGCGGGAGAGGTTCACTCGGCGGCCGCCGGAGGCGATCCGGGCCTCCTGGATGACGGCGGAGACCGCCGTCCGTTCCTGGATCAGGCCGATGATCCGGTCGTCGAGCGCGTCGATACGCTCACGGGCGCCGGTGATCACGTCGGCGGCCTCGGTGGTGCGGGCGCCGGTCACGTCGATGGCGGTCATGCGGGGCTCCTCGTCGGAAGGGGTGCCCCGGAGCGGCAAGGCCCCGAAAACGCCAGGCGCCCCGGACCTTGTCGGCCCGGGGCGCCTGGGAAGTCGCTTGTCAGTTGCTCAAGCAGCACGACCATGGCAGCCGGTGGGCCGGTTGCCATAGGTAAAGAGGAAGGTCGGGTGCGTGAGCATGGGGTCAGTATGGCACGGCGCGTTTTCGTCCGGCCGAGGCGGGTGGTGGCCGGGGTCCGGGAGCGGAGCCCCCAGTGGCCCACTCGACGAGACGCCACCCCGGTAGACTCGGCTGCACAGACCCCCGCCCAACCGCCGGAAGGCACCCCGTGTCATCAGCGACCCACGCCGCCCCCGACACCGTCCTGGTCGTCGACTTCGGCGCGCAGTACGCCCAGCTCATCGCCCGTCGCGTCCGCGAGGCCCGGGTCTACAGCGAGATCGTCCCGAGCACCATGCCGGTCGCGGAGATGCTCGCCAAGAACCCGGCGGCGATCATCCTCTCCGGCGGCCCCTCCTCGGTGTACGCCGAGGGCGCCCCGACCGTCGACCGCGCGTTGTTCGAGGCCGGCGTCCCCGTCTTCGGCATGTGCTACGGCTTCCAGCTGATGGCCACGACCCTCGGCGGCACGGTCGACAACACGGGAGCGCGTGAGTACGGCCGTACGCCTCTGCATGTCTCCAAGGCCGGCTCCACCCTCTTCGAGGGCACCCCGGACGAGCAGTCGGTGTGGATGTCCCACGGCGACGCCTGCTCCGCCGCCCCCGAGGGCTTCGCGGTCACGGCCTCCACGGACGTCGTACCCGTCGCCGCCTTCGAGAACGACGAGAAGAAGCTGTACGGCGTCCAGTACCACCCCGAGGTCATGCACTCCACGCACGGCCAGCAGGTGCTGGAGCACTTCCTGTACCGCGGCGCCGGGCTCACGCCTTCGTGGACCACGGGCAACGTCATCGAGGAGCAGGTCGCCGCGATCCGCGAGCAGGTCGGCGACAGGCGCGCGATCTGCGGACTGTCCGGCGGCGTGGACTCCGCGGTCGCCGCGGCCCTCGTCCAGAAGGCCATCGGCTCCCAGCTGACCTGCGTGTACGTCGACCACGGCCTGATGCGCAAGGGCGAGACCGAGCAGGTCGAGAAGGACTTCGTGGCCGCGACCGGCGTGCAGCTGAAGGTCGTGGACGCGGAGGAGCGGTTCCTCAAGGCACTCGCCGGGGTCTCCGACCCCGAGGAGAAGCGCAAGATCATCGGCCGCGAGTTCATCCGCGTCTTCGAGCAGGCGCAGGCCGAGATCATCGCGGACGAGGGCCCGGCGGTGGAGTTCCTCGTCCAGGGCACCCTGTACCCCGACGTGGTCGAGTCCGGTGGCGGTACGGGCACGGCCAACATCAAGTCCCACCACAACGTCGGCGGCCTCCCCGAGGACCTCGAGTTCCAGCTCATCGAGCCGCTGCGCAAGCTGTTCAAGGACGAGGTCCGGATGGTCGGCCAGGAGCTGGGCCTGCCGGAGGAGATCGTCCAGCGCCAGCCGTTCCCCGGCCCCGGCCTGGGCATCCGCATCGTCGGCGAGGTCACCAAGGACCGCCTCGACCTGCTCCGCGAGGCCGACGCCATCGCCCGCGAGGAGCTGACGGCGGCCGGCCTCGACCGCGACATCTGGCAGTGCCCGGTGGTCCTGCTCGCGGACGTCCGCAGCGTCGGCGTCCAGGGAGACGGCCGGACGTACGGCCACCCGATCGTCCTTCGCCCGGTGTCCTCCGAGGACGCGATGACGGCCGACTGGTCGCGCCTGCCGTACGAGGTGCTCGCGAAGATCTCGACGCGCATCACCAACGAGGTGCGCGACGTCAACCGAGTCGTCCTCGACGTGACGTCGAAGCCGCCGGGCACGATCGAGTGGGAGTAGGCCTCCTGCTGGTTGGCCTTCTGTTGGTTGCTGGTTGTTGGTGAGGCTCAGGCGCGCTTGATCGTGCGCACGGGCTCGCCGGGCTTCCAGACCTGGACGACCAGGTACTTGTCGTCCTCGACGTAGGTCCGTACGACCTCCGTCAGCTCGGTACGGAAGAGGTGGAACGGCTCCGGCGGTTCCACCTCTTCGCCGTACGCGGCCTTGACGGCGGGATCGTCGACCTCGATCGCCCGCCCGCCGACCCGGACGTCTCCACCGCCCATCTCGGTGCCCGGTCCCGGGTTGGCCTGCAACGCGAACCGTGGATCGCGGCGCAGATCGAGCGCCTTGAGCGAGTCCGGCATCATCCCGAGCCACAGCTCACCGCCGACGAAGCGGACCTCCAGCCCGGTCGTACGCGGGGAACCGTCCCTGCGGAGGGTGGCGAGGACGTGGTGTGTGAAGGCGGCGAACCGCTCCTCGACGGTCCTGGCGAGCTCGGGCGCGGCGGCGACGAAGGCCGCCCAGTTCGACGAGGCCGCACGGCTCTCGCCGTTCTCAGGGTTGTCTGGCATACGCAAGAGTCTGACGCGGATACCCGACACCTTCTGTCCGGCTTTCCGGAGGAAAGCGGCTCCCAGCCCTGCATGAACGGAACGGGCGGAACACCCTTGTCTACTGATGCGCATCCGTGACTTGCGTAACGGTTGCGCACACTCTTCACCGGACGACCCTGTTCTGTTCGAGCGACCGACGGTAACTTCCGCTTCGTAAAGGAACCCAGCCTGGAGGACACATGCACGGGCCCACACCGCCCCTGCCCCTACCCACCGACCAGCTGCGGTTCGCCATGCCGCCGATGCACGAGTCACCGGCGGACGAACGGCGGCACCGCAAGGAACGGCTGGCCGGGGCCATCAGGATCTTCGGGCGGCTGGGGTTCGAGGACGGGGTCTCGGGGCACATCACCGCGCGCGACCCCGAGTTCAGCGACTGCTTCTGGGTCAACCCGTTCGGCATGCCGTTCAAGCACGTCACGGTGAGCGATCTGGTCCTCGCCAACGAGGACGGCCAGGTCATCGAGGGCAGCTACCACGTCAACCAGGCCGCGTTCACCGTCCACGCCCAGGTGCACGCCGCCCGCCCGGACGTCGTCGCGGTGGCCCACTGCCACTCGGTGCACGGGCGCGCGCTGGCCGCGCTCGGCGACCTGCTCGACCCGATCACCCAGGAGTCCTGCGCCTTCTACGAGGACCACGCGCTGTACGACAACTACACGGGCGTCGCCGTCGACACCGACGAGGGCCGCCGGATCGCCGCCGCGCTCGGCAGCCGCAAGGCGCTCGTGCTGCGCAACCACGGGATGCTGACCGTGGGCGACTCGGTGGATGCGGCCGCCTGGTGGTTCCTGTCGATGGAACGGTCGGCCCAGGTCCAGCTGACCGCCAGAGCGGCGGGCCGCCCGATCCTCATCGACCACCGGCTGGCCGTCGCCACCCGCGAACAGACCGGCGGCGACCTGGTGGCCTGGATCAACTACCAACCCCTGTGGCAGGACATCAGCCGCAGCGAACCGGACCTGTTGAGCTAGCGGGTGGACGGATGGGGGAGCCGGGCGGCGACGGCCATCGCGACGAGCGTCGTCACCGGATCGCGGCGGGTGCCGCCCCACAGGCCAAGGGCGAACGGGTCCTTCCCGGGCGGGAGCTTCGAGAGCACGGCCGCGCGAGCGACACAAAGGGCGGAAACCCGCCTTCATGACCACGCGAAGCCGCAGCTGAAGCGGTCCGCACCTGCTCTCGCGCTCGCGGACGACGCCGGACACCGCGTCCAGCGGCACCGGGATCTCCCCCTACGTCTGCCGGAACACCAGGACTCTCCCAGCCAGGTCAACACGGGGATCGGCACTTCACCCCGCGCCCCGCTTGCGCGGAGTGCCCCTGCCGTACGCGGGCGGTGTCCAGTACGGCACAATTCGCTGTCATCACAGGGCAGTTGTACGGCCGCACGGTTGTGGGAGTGAGCGGACGTACGTACGACGCGTGCTGTCGGCGAGATGACGACGACGGTGGCGGCGATGGCGACGACGACCGTGACGACGACCGTGGTGATCACGACGTCCGTGGCGGTGCGGACGGCGATGACGGTGATGACGTCGCCGGTGGCGAAGGCGTGCATGACGTCGTCCTCGACGACGAGGGCTGTGACGGCGAAGAACGAGATGAGCAGCGGCCGCGGAAGCGGACGCGGCGTGGGAAGGCGGGCTCGGGCGTGGCGGTACAGGAGGCGAGAGGGGGCATGGGCGCGGGTCCCCATGACGGCGGGTGCACATGCGGGGACTGCCCGCACGGGGCGCGTGCGGGACACCGGCGCGCGGTCGCCGAGTTCCTGCTGAAACGTGAGGAGTTCGCGTCGGGGCAGGGCCTGCCCGCAGCGGTCGCACACTCCCCGTCCGCCTCCCGCCAGTGGGTCTCCGACGAACTCACCCAGTCCGCGGCAGTCGTCGCCGAGCGCGGCCGGATCGAGGGTGAGGCCTGGCTCGGCCGTCTGTGGCTGCGCACGGCGATCGTCGTCTGGGCCGCCGTCATCACCCTCCTCCTCGTCCAGGCACTCACCGCGATCGGCACGGGCTGGACGGTCGCGCGTACGGTCGGCCTGCTCGCCGCCCTGCTGGTGGGCGCGGCGCTGACCGGCGCCGGCTATCTGCACCGGGCCCGTGGCGGCACCCTCGCCCCGGTCATCGGCGAGGACAACCGTCTCTCCACCTCCCGCGCGATCGCGGCGAGCTGGGTGCTGTTCGTGGTCTTCGCCGTCCTCGTACTGGTGGGCCGCCTCGCCGCCGCCTCCGACCACCGCGAGCGCGAGGCACTCATCGCCGGACTCGAACTTGCCCGCGGCGCCGGCATCGTGACCGTCCTGGCCGTCGTCTGCGGCATCGCGGTACTGGTCCGCCGCGTGGTCGGCCTCCGCGTCCTCGGCCAGCGACTGCAGAAGGTGCGGGCCCATCGCCCGCGGGCCGCCGACCTGCTGACCGACGACTCCGGTCGAGGCAGCTTCACCGACATCCAGTACGTGATCATCTGCGCCGTCGCCCTGGCCTTCGCCGCGGTACGGCTGGCCCGCCGCCCCGACCAACTCCCCGACCTCCCCTGGGGCCTGGCCCTCCTCGTCTTGGTCTCGGCTGCCACCTACGTCGCCGGCAAGTACGCCGAGGGCGGCCGCCCCGTCATCCTCTCCGTGGTCCGCTCCCGCGAGGCCGGCGACCTCGACGCCCCCATCCGCAACGGCGACGACATCGAGATCCGCGGCGCCGGCTTCGTCCCCCCGGGCGCCCAGTCCGCCGACCGCCTCTCCCGCATGGTCGTCCGCATCGGCCCCGTCCATGTCCACGTCCCCCTCGTCCCCGTCGCCGGCGGTTTCAACAACCCCACCGACGCCGTCCTCACCGTCCCCGTCCCCGCCGACGTGGAGCCCGGCAAGGTCGAGGTCCAGGTCGTCACCGCGGCCGGCGTGGAAACCAACCGCTACGCGATCGAGGTGTCGGCCGACTGAGGGACGGAGCCGCGGCAGCGGGGGCATGGGACGCGGGCCTGGGATCGCGCGCCGAGAGTGGCCCTGGCAGGGCAGCGGTGGACACGGCACGCGGCCGGGAACGCGCTCCCCACAGGGCCCCGGTGCTGGGGCGAAGCGGGCTGCGGGGCTGCACCGGATACGCGGCTCCATCGGACTGCCGGGCCACGGACTGCCGGGCCATCGGACATTCGGCTCGACCGCGCCGAGGATCAGCTGGCAGGCCCCCACAGGGAAGCAGCCCGGTGAGGCCTGGGGGCGACGGCCTCGGTTCAGGACGGGACGCACAGAGGCCCAGGCCGGGAGGGGCAAGAGCGGCGAAGGCAGCGGGGGCGAACACAGTCACAAACACATCGCCCGCACCAGACGGCCACGAGCCAACAAAAAGGCCGACGCGGCATTGAGCGCCTCCACCCGTCCGAACGTATCGTTCGTCGAGGGGTCACGGCACAGCGGGCGAGAGGCGGCGCAGACTGATGACTCACAGCATTCGCACGAACACCCACGCCCCCTACGACGGCGGCGGCCGCGACTGGCGGGACACAGCCACCCGCTACGCCCTGCTACCCCTACGCGTCTTCCTCGGCGTCACCTTCATCTACGCCGGCCTGGACAAACTCACCGACAGCGCCTTCTTGTCCGACTCCGGCGCCGGCTCCATCGGCGACACGATGCGCGCGGCCCGCGACGCCTCCGCCATTCCGGCCCTCATCGACATGGCTCTCAAGAACCCCGTGGGGTTCGGCTATGCCATGGCCCTCGGCGAACTGGCCGTCGGTATCGGCACCCTCATCGGACTCTTCGCCCGCCTCGCCGCCGTCGGTGGCGCCCTGATCTCCCTCAGCCTGTGGCTGACGGTCAGCTGGGCCTCCGACCCCTACTACTACGGCAACGACCTCCCGTACCTCATGGCCTGGCTCCCCCTCATCCTCGCCGGAGCCTCGATCTTCTCGCTCGACGCGGTCATCCGCTCCCGCCGCAGACGACGACCAGCCGAATACCGCTGAGCTCTGGGGGTGGGGTGACCTCGCCCACTCACGACTCTGCGGCGACGGGCGGTGCTTGGGGTGCCAGGGGGCGTCGGCTGGACTACGAACGCCCCGGGGGAGCCGAAGGGGACCTCGTGGCCCGGAGGGGACCCCGTGGCACCCCCCACCGCGGGCCAGGGTCACCTCGCAATGCTGTCGCATTCGTCGGGGTCGCAGGATCTGGACGAACGTCCGCTGGGACATGGTTCGGTCATCACGCGGATGCGCTCTATGGCTCACTTTTCAGTTATTCGTCCATCCGGTGACACTGTGCGTGCTTCCCACCGGGTGGTGCCGCGTTGGTCACCCCTGCACGCCCGCATCCGGCGGCCGTATGTCCTCCGCTTTCCTTCCCGGCTTGCCTGTCGCTCTTTCTGGTCCTCCCGGCTCTCCCACGCCTCCCGCTTCCGGTCCGCCCTGGCCGTTCGCCCGCCGGGACACGCGGTGACCGCGTATCGCGTGGTTCAGGAACGCCACCGCCCCCGCGAGGCAGAGCCCGGCGATGACGAGGGGGAACGCGATGAACCACGGGGTCTTCCAGGCGCCGCCCGCGTCACCCAGGTACAGGACCCCGGTGAGGGCGAGGAAGAAGCCGGCTGTGAGCTTGCCGGGCCGGACGTCATGACGCGGCACGGGTCACCTCCGCCTGTCCCACACCGACTTCGAGGTCGACAGTGATCGTGCCACTGTCTTTCAAGCCCTTCACCGGCGGCAACGTCAACTGCTTGGTCTTGTCCGGCGCCACGTCCACGTCCTCCTTCCCGTCGCCCGGCAACTGGATGTCGCCAAGTCCCACTTCGATGTCGAGCTTCACAGTGACGTCCGGCGGGACCACCACCTTCACCTTCCCCGCTCCCACCTCCACGCCGGTCGTCAGCGTCTGGCCCTTCGACAGCTTCAGCCGTGACAGGTCCAGCGTGCCCACGCCCGTGCCCAACTCGTACCGGGCGGCCACATTCGCCGCCTTCCTCGGTGCCCACTCCGTACGGACCCAGTCGGAGCTGATGTTCGCAGGGAGCGCCGCCGAGCACGCCAGAAGC belongs to Streptomyces graminofaciens and includes:
- a CDS encoding class II aldolase/adducin family protein — protein: MHGPTPPLPLPTDQLRFAMPPMHESPADERRHRKERLAGAIRIFGRLGFEDGVSGHITARDPEFSDCFWVNPFGMPFKHVTVSDLVLANEDGQVIEGSYHVNQAAFTVHAQVHAARPDVVAVAHCHSVHGRALAALGDLLDPITQESCAFYEDHALYDNYTGVAVDTDEGRRIAAALGSRKALVLRNHGMLTVGDSVDAAAWWFLSMERSAQVQLTARAAGRPILIDHRLAVATREQTGGDLVAWINYQPLWQDISRSEPDLLS
- a CDS encoding pyridoxamine 5'-phosphate oxidase family protein — encoded protein: MPDNPENGESRAASSNWAAFVAAAPELARTVEERFAAFTHHVLATLRRDGSPRTTGLEVRFVGGELWLGMMPDSLKALDLRRDPRFALQANPGPGTEMGGGDVRVGGRAIEVDDPAVKAAYGEEVEPPEPFHLFRTELTEVVRTYVEDDKYLVVQVWKPGEPVRTIKRA
- a CDS encoding DoxX family protein, coding for MTHSIRTNTHAPYDGGGRDWRDTATRYALLPLRVFLGVTFIYAGLDKLTDSAFLSDSGAGSIGDTMRAARDASAIPALIDMALKNPVGFGYAMALGELAVGIGTLIGLFARLAAVGGALISLSLWLTVSWASDPYYYGNDLPYLMAWLPLILAGASIFSLDAVIRSRRRRRPAEYR
- the guaA gene encoding glutamine-hydrolyzing GMP synthase encodes the protein MSSATHAAPDTVLVVDFGAQYAQLIARRVREARVYSEIVPSTMPVAEMLAKNPAAIILSGGPSSVYAEGAPTVDRALFEAGVPVFGMCYGFQLMATTLGGTVDNTGAREYGRTPLHVSKAGSTLFEGTPDEQSVWMSHGDACSAAPEGFAVTASTDVVPVAAFENDEKKLYGVQYHPEVMHSTHGQQVLEHFLYRGAGLTPSWTTGNVIEEQVAAIREQVGDRRAICGLSGGVDSAVAAALVQKAIGSQLTCVYVDHGLMRKGETEQVEKDFVAATGVQLKVVDAEERFLKALAGVSDPEEKRKIIGREFIRVFEQAQAEIIADEGPAVEFLVQGTLYPDVVESGGGTGTANIKSHHNVGGLPEDLEFQLIEPLRKLFKDEVRMVGQELGLPEEIVQRQPFPGPGLGIRIVGEVTKDRLDLLREADAIAREELTAAGLDRDIWQCPVVLLADVRSVGVQGDGRTYGHPIVLRPVSSEDAMTADWSRLPYEVLAKISTRITNEVRDVNRVVLDVTSKPPGTIEWE
- a CDS encoding GMC family oxidoreductase N-terminal domain-containing protein, which codes for MPQDAYDYDVIVVGSGFGGSVTALRLTEKGYKVGVLEAGRRFTRATLPKNSWDLKNYLWAPGLGLYGIQRIHLLGNVMVLAGAGVGGGSLNYANTLYVPPKPFFDDPQWKDITDWQEELKPYYDQARRMLGVRLNPTMTPSDVHLKAAAERMGVGDSFHMAPVGVFFGDGEDADGTAKAAPGDQVADPYFGGAGPARKACTECGECMTGCRHGAKNTLNENYLHLAEKAGAVVHPMTTVVALTEDSQGGYAVTTLPTDRRRKGEGRVLKARRVVLAAGTYGTQTLLHRMKANGQLPYVSDRLGMLTRTNSEALVGAQTDSRRYRKAHGAPQVDFTRGVAITSSIHPDENTHIEPVRYGKGSNAMGGLSILQVPYAGGTASGASRVLGWLAHAAKHPLLVARSLSNRRWSERTIIGLVMQSLDNSLTTYLKPKGPGKGLLTARQGHGAPNPKQIEAASTAASTIAAEINGFAGSNVGELMGTPLTAHFLGGCPIGATADAGVIDPYHRLYGHPGISVVDGAAVSANLGVNPSLTITAQAERAMSYWPNKDEPDPRPAPGKAYERLRPVEPTHPAVPADAFGALRLPFVAVPTVPPKK
- a CDS encoding chorismate mutase; translated protein: MPLRGTPSDEEPRMTAIDVTGARTTEAADVITGARERIDALDDRIIGLIQERTAVSAVIQEARIASGGRRVNLSREMEVLSHYSDALGKPGTALAMTLLELCRGRI